GTCAGCCCCGAGTGCGGAAAGGGGATCACTGCAACCTCCcatctgctgacccaccagcgggtccacacaggggagaggccattcatctgCCTAGAGTGCGGGAAGGCCTTTACCCAATCCTCTGATCtgttgacccaccagcgggtccacaccggggaaaggccattcacctgctccaAGTGTGGAAAAggcttcacccagtcctcccACCTGGTGACCCACCAGCggatccacaccggggagaggccattcatctgCCCCAAGTGCGGAAAGGGGTTTGCAGCAACCTCCAACCTGCTGaaccaccagcgggttcacaccagGGAGAGGCCATTTGTCTGCCCCAAGTGCGGGAAGGCTTTCACCCAGTCCTCCGACCTGTTGACCCACCAGCGGATCCACACCAGGGAaaggccattcacctgctccgAGTGCGGAAAGGGTTTTACCCAGTCCTCCCACCTtgtgacccaccagcgggtccacaccggggaaagGCCATTCATCTGCCCCAAGTGCGGAAAGGGGTTTGCTGGGACAtccaacctgctgacccaccaacgGATTCACACGGGGGAGAGGCCATTCGTCTGCCCTGAATGTGGCAAGTGCTTCACCCAGAACtccaacctgctgacccaccagcgggtccacaccagggAGAGGACATTTGTCTGCCCTGAGTGTGGAAAGGGGTTTGCCCAGTCCTCTCACCtgctgatccaccagcgggtccacatcAGTGATGGGCTGTTCACCTGCTCTGTGTGCGGGAAGGAGTTCAGCCAGTcaaacaacctgatgaaacaccaACAAGTTCACACATAAAGTTTGCAGTGTGTGGAATATTTAAACATCATTCACTCAAACACCAGGAGGGACTGGAGACTTGTGGTTATTGGGACAACAGATCAAAACAGGTCTTGGCATTGTTGTCAATTTGCAATTTGatttcaggtcaagtttattgtcacatgttagATACTAGACAGGAGCAATACAAATGAGCCCAGGCAGTGTTATATTTTCaatagtatttaaaattattagttaacaataatataacaccttaacTAATTTATTTAAACCTTTccaacttaacccccaactatgcgtGAATTTacttgtgtgtgtggaatacccccaAGCCCTTACAGCTCAGATGGATGCAACACGCAGGgtttagatggatgggacacgcagggtttagatggatgggacacgcagggtttagatggatgggacacgcagggtttagatggatgggacacgcagggtttagatggatgggacacgcagggtttagatggatgggacacgcagggtttagatggatgggacacgcagggtttagatggatgggacacgcagggtttagatggatgggacacgcagggtttagatggatgtgacactcaggctttagatggatgcaaGACGCAGACTTTAGATGGATGAGATGTGCAGGctttaacaatctggaagaggggacagagtgtaaagcatctaaatttgcaggtgacactaaattgagcagaaaagcaaattgtgcagagggtgCGGAGTCTGAAGTTTAGAGGGCATTTTGAAAACCAATGCTTTAGATGGATGTGAAGTAGTTCTCAAAGTAGGTGAGTGAATCCAGGGAGACAGATATAAAATCCTTGTTGAGATGTTTCCGGACCAATGTCCTTTTCAGACGGGAAGCAACCAAacctctatgtttctatgtttctattttgtGTGAGAGACACGATGCGAATGATGCTCACAGAGTTTCTGTGAGCCTGTTCTGTGGGCCAGCCGTTCCAAGTGACCCTCTCAATCTTCACAATCAAACACAGTATTTccctgcttccagaaccctttccgtTGGTCAGCTGTTCACAGTGCCTTCGCTTTTTGTTTAAAGAGTAGTATTACCTTTCCCCTCTAACATGGAGATATCAGACACTATCAATCACCACACAAGGCCacattcagcacagtatcccTACAAAGTTTGCTGCTCCCAGTGCTGTATCCATACAATGGCCACTGCTCATTCCCCTACAACATGGGGAAACCAGACagtttgtctataaccacacacgAGGCCACTTCAGGACTGCATTACTTCCAAAAGCTCTGCTCTCCAGAACTGCCTCCTCAAAATGCCCCTGAGCAAAGGCAATACTGTCTCTTTAATCTGGTGGTCATGTGGTCTCTGCACCTgcacttcatcttccttcagatcCATCCAATTTAGGAACATGCTGTCTTCAGCCTGCTGTCACTCTTCAAAGCCTGCAGGTTTTGTTAAATTTGTTCACTTCAAGTGGCAGCCCTGCACAAATGAAAATTATCAGAAAAATGGGAGCACAGAATACATGTAGAAAGGGGCAGTGAGGAagtgtagcaactgtgtcacagtgcaaaatgaaaaCTGAGAAAATGATTGGGCGTAGTTGTTCAGTAACAGTTGTTTGCTGAACTGTCAcctgtaactttttttaaaatctgtgtgTTCCAGATGACGTCGCATTGTAACGTTGTTATATCACTCAGAACCTCCTGAAccggttcgattaagcctccagtgagctGCTACATGCCCCTCCATAACAGCGATAGAaggctaaacctctggtgccattactgtCCATTGCTCTTGGGCAGTCGTCCATGCCTTCACATCAGGGGTCGCGGCAAGGGCCGATCAAGGTCGAGATGAGCGGGCTTTTAGTCGGTCATTTGTAAATGTCTCTGAATGCCCCCAATGTCTTGAACACAAGTTGTACCAttgttttgtagcactctgaaggggccctTATATGACCTCGGAAAGTGTGGCCTGTGTATAGGTAGGCAGAACAGAGATACCTAGGCAGAAATCAAAGCTCTGGTGCATGAATTGGTTGATGAGTCCATCATAGGAACCACCTCCAGCCACCAAGTGAATCTGTCAATGACCATTAACATGTACCTAGATCCTTGTGACAACAGGCGGACTGACAATGTTGACATGCATGTGGTTGAATCTGAGCTGTGGTGACTGGAAAGGCTGAAGCAGCATGTACACATTTGCAGAGTACCAGGTCTGgcacatctttgcccagtacATGAGCGTTTTTTTTTTAGtcaatgccatacaaacttgtcgGCTATCAGGCAGACCATCACCCggagggaggggtgggacagTCCATGAATGGCATTGAAAATGCAACGTCTTCACGCAGCAGGGATGATGGGGCAAGGCTGATCTGTCGAAATGTTGCATGGGAGAGTGttaccttttggcctaaaggcTACATTCTCGAGTTGCAGGCTCATGACAGCAGTTCTATATGCTAGGAGTTTGTTGTCCTGGTGCTGAGCTTTGGCGAGTGCCATGTAGTCTACACCGAGAGAGAGGGTACCTACAGCTTGAACGAAGGAGTGGGACAGGGCgtcagccaccacattactcttaccaGAGATATGTTTAATCTTGGTTGAAAACTCAGATAAGTAAGGTAGGTGGTGTTGC
This genomic window from Narcine bancroftii isolate sNarBan1 chromosome 3, sNarBan1.hap1, whole genome shotgun sequence contains:
- the LOC138758275 gene encoding zinc finger protein 436-like; amino-acid sequence: MKHQRVHTGKRPFVSPECGKGITATSHLLTHQRVHTGERPFICLECGKAFTQSSDLLTHQRVHTGERPFTCSKCGKGFTQSSHLVTHQRIHTGERPFICPKCGKGFAATSNLLNHQRVHTRERPFVCPKCGKAFTQSSDLLTHQRIHTRERPFTCSECGKGFTQSSHLVTHQRVHTGERPFICPKCGKGFAGTSNLLTHQRIHTGERPFVCPECGKCFTQNSNLLTHQRVHTRERTFVCPECGKGFAQSSHLLIHQRVHISDGLFTCSVCGKEFSQSNNLMKHQQVHT